The Niallia sp. Man26 genome includes a window with the following:
- a CDS encoding CPCC family cysteine-rich protein encodes MKKFTCPCCGYKTLYERDNWETCQVCKWMDDEIQSYEPDIGGANKVTLREAQKNFKEIGRADRINYHSKGEPTSKYEKDDNGKPYEER; translated from the coding sequence ATGAAAAAATTCACTTGTCCTTGTTGTGGTTATAAAACATTATATGAACGAGATAATTGGGAAACTTGTCAAGTATGCAAATGGATGGATGATGAAATACAATCGTATGAACCTGACATTGGTGGAGCAAATAAAGTAACTTTAAGAGAAGCACAAAAGAACTTTAAAGAAATTGGGAGAGCAGATAGAATAAATTATCATTCAAAAGGTGAGCCAACATCTAAATATGAAAAAGATGATAACGGGAAGCCTTACGAAGAAAGATAA
- a CDS encoding MEDS domain-containing protein, whose protein sequence is MKSKMYQLFEEKRSVHVLYSYDGMKQYIDHVVDFIQQGILAGDYVILIENERIYPMIQNELIKLLDKDQLEFVHFVNNLDFYFSSGSYHPPAITNYFNNIVQPYIDNKILFRSWAHVEWTSMEEPLHLIEDFEKIVDEAVHTHLFPLICAYEGHKMPDYLISILMETHPYVLYKGDIIISEQYQPLKDIK, encoded by the coding sequence TTGAAAAGCAAAATGTATCAGTTATTTGAGGAGAAAAGAAGTGTTCATGTTCTTTATTCTTATGATGGAATGAAGCAATACATTGATCATGTTGTAGACTTTATTCAACAAGGCATTTTGGCTGGGGATTACGTTATTCTTATAGAGAATGAGCGAATCTATCCAATGATACAAAATGAACTAATCAAACTTTTAGATAAAGATCAACTTGAATTTGTTCACTTTGTAAACAACTTAGATTTTTATTTTTCAAGTGGTAGTTATCATCCTCCTGCAATCACAAATTATTTTAATAATATAGTACAGCCATATATAGACAATAAAATCTTGTTTCGATCATGGGCACATGTAGAGTGGACTAGTATGGAAGAGCCACTTCATTTAATAGAGGACTTTGAAAAAATAGTTGACGAAGCTGTTCATACTCATCTGTTCCCATTGATTTGTGCATATGAAGGGCACAAAATGCCAGATTACCTAATATCTATTTTAATGGAAACTCATCCATACGTATTATATAAAGGTGACATTATTATATCTGAACAATACCAACCACTAAAGGACATAAAATAA
- a CDS encoding winged helix-turn-helix domain-containing protein, producing the protein MKEQYSKETLLKSLEAMANPHRLKIIAILATGRQYVSELARNLEISRPLLYLHLQKLEEVNLVKSNLEISTSGKALKFYELSSFEIQLDKNVIFELFQQELKDNLKGDF; encoded by the coding sequence ATGAAAGAACAATATTCTAAAGAAACATTATTGAAGTCTCTTGAAGCCATGGCCAATCCACACAGATTAAAAATCATTGCAATTTTAGCAACAGGTAGACAATATGTAAGTGAACTAGCTCGAAATTTAGAAATTAGCAGGCCTTTACTTTACTTACATTTACAAAAATTAGAGGAGGTTAATTTAGTCAAAAGTAATTTAGAAATTTCTACATCAGGTAAGGCGTTAAAATTTTATGAATTAAGTTCTTTTGAAATTCAGTTAGATAAAAATGTTATTTTTGAACTATTCCAACAAGAATTGAAAGATAATTTAAAAGGAGATTTTTAA
- a CDS encoding RNA polymerase sigma factor, translating to MNNNQVLINKIKAGDKEAFNELVVDILPSAYKMALSILKSKEFAEESLQLTLELVYISILKKDLAMTNFKAWFFRVLYTKSIDTYRKYKREQNLQLLNVDIDFSYNEPSTQAKIIESENKREVINLLKQLKEEERTPIILYYYEGFSITEISSILDINSNTIKTRMARGRRKLKKIINALQSKEGGFYEQ from the coding sequence TTGAATAATAATCAAGTTTTAATAAATAAAATAAAAGCTGGTGACAAAGAAGCCTTTAATGAACTGGTAGTTGATATTCTCCCTTCAGCTTATAAAATGGCCTTATCTATCCTAAAATCTAAAGAATTTGCTGAAGAATCCTTACAGCTTACTTTGGAACTGGTTTATATAAGTATCCTTAAAAAGGACTTAGCAATGACAAATTTTAAAGCCTGGTTTTTCAGAGTTCTGTACACTAAGTCTATTGATACTTATAGAAAATACAAACGGGAGCAAAATTTACAACTATTAAACGTAGATATTGATTTCTCTTACAATGAACCTTCTACTCAAGCGAAGATAATTGAATCGGAAAATAAAAGAGAAGTAATTAACCTCTTAAAGCAATTAAAAGAAGAAGAAAGAACACCTATTATTCTGTATTATTACGAGGGCTTCTCAATAACGGAAATTTCCTCTATTTTAGATATTAATAGCAACACAATAAAAACTAGAATGGCAAGAGGTAGGAGAAAACTAAAGAAAATAATTAATGCGTTACAGTCCAAGGAGGGAGGATTCTATGAGCAGTAA
- a CDS encoding DUF4179 domain-containing protein, with the protein MSSNKNDKSNSVDTSVPKSIHVFVDSLPEKYINGNIDKKLEKEMELEWKKFNTGSQKNKKQKFLISMVSVASIFIIFIMLGFVSPTMANMMTKIPLINILFESESPLNEEIITVLEENNYKWDGVNISVEDKLVSISLLDDKENNKDKMEEIEKVTKEILNQRGYNAYSVAVTIDSLDKNVDTSKSIDGNIRIIDENVMKNDPEVKWATTFIPAISSALTSKTELKVIGISHSYKEGRVYVEIYTSLSSLKAESSKEVVESIKESIKSYLESEKVNKLLNNDKYIINLFNKDKSEESTIMEKA; encoded by the coding sequence ATGAGCAGTAATAAAAATGATAAATCAAACTCTGTTGATACTTCTGTTCCTAAATCCATACATGTATTTGTTGATTCTCTTCCAGAAAAATATATTAACGGGAATATAGATAAGAAACTTGAAAAAGAAATGGAACTTGAATGGAAAAAATTCAATACAGGCTCCCAAAAAAATAAAAAACAAAAATTTTTGATAAGCATGGTTTCTGTTGCTTCTATCTTTATTATTTTTATTATGCTAGGCTTTGTTTCACCAACTATGGCTAATATGATGACAAAAATACCTTTAATTAATATCTTATTTGAATCAGAATCTCCTCTTAATGAAGAAATAATTACAGTATTAGAGGAGAATAATTATAAATGGGATGGAGTTAATATTTCTGTTGAAGATAAACTAGTTTCAATTAGTTTATTAGATGATAAGGAAAATAATAAAGATAAAATGGAGGAAATAGAAAAAGTAACTAAAGAAATACTTAATCAAAGGGGATATAATGCCTATTCCGTAGCGGTTACAATTGATTCTCTAGATAAAAATGTAGATACTAGCAAAAGTATAGACGGAAATATACGAATTATTGATGAAAATGTTATGAAGAACGACCCTGAAGTAAAATGGGCAACTACTTTTATTCCAGCCATAAGTTCAGCATTAACTTCAAAAACTGAGTTAAAAGTAATTGGAATATCTCACTCTTACAAAGAAGGCAGAGTATACGTTGAGATATATACTTCTTTATCATCCCTTAAGGCAGAGAGCAGTAAAGAAGTTGTAGAATCTATTAAGGAATCGATTAAAAGTTATTTAGAATCAGAAAAAGTCAACAAACTATTAAATAATGATAAATATATTATAAATCTTTTCAATAAAGACAAAAGTGAAGAATCAACCATTATGGAGAAAGCATAA
- a CDS encoding STAS domain-containing protein, with protein sequence MSISTNIVVQKITTEIIDKKSSLAVQRYTTDLNHYSMEVDKELKKWRENLIDIFAKSISDDLEMTYQHLTHWGNEGVKLLIKLNLPLDVGIEEVRFYRNEIGEIIKNEAIQNHMSLSEFYKIISNFDSVVDRAVHLLSLSYSESYLSRIKAAEITAMELSIPVIQITENIGVLPLVGDIDTQRAQELMEKALESVSKLGLSHVFIDLSGVPIIDTMVANHLFRVIDALNLVGVKSILSGIRPEIAQTMMQLGIKTQNLTTFSSLHKALKYININP encoded by the coding sequence ATGAGTATTTCAACAAATATTGTTGTACAAAAAATAACGACAGAAATAATAGACAAAAAATCCAGTTTAGCAGTACAACGATACACCACAGATTTGAATCATTATTCCATGGAAGTTGATAAGGAACTCAAAAAGTGGAGAGAAAACCTAATCGATATTTTTGCAAAATCTATCTCAGATGATTTAGAAATGACCTATCAACATTTAACACATTGGGGTAATGAAGGCGTAAAATTGTTAATAAAATTAAATTTACCACTAGATGTAGGTATAGAGGAAGTTAGATTCTATCGTAATGAAATTGGAGAAATTATAAAAAATGAAGCTATCCAAAATCATATGTCTCTTTCTGAGTTCTACAAAATAATTTCTAATTTTGATTCGGTTGTTGATCGAGCTGTACATTTACTAAGTTTATCCTATTCTGAAAGTTATCTTTCACGAATAAAGGCAGCTGAAATAACAGCAATGGAGTTATCTATACCGGTCATTCAAATTACAGAAAATATAGGAGTTCTACCATTAGTAGGAGATATTGATACCCAGAGGGCTCAGGAACTTATGGAGAAGGCTTTAGAATCTGTTTCTAAGTTAGGGTTATCTCATGTTTTTATTGATTTATCAGGGGTTCCTATAATTGATACAATGGTAGCAAATCATCTATTTAGAGTAATAGATGCATTAAATTTAGTAGGTGTAAAATCAATACTTTCCGGTATACGTCCAGAAATCGCCCAAACGATGATGCAATTAGGGATTAAAACGCAGAATCTAACTACATTTTCAAGTTTGCATAAAGCATTAAAGTATATCAATATCAATCCATAA